From the Denticeps clupeoides unplaced genomic scaffold, fDenClu1.1, whole genome shotgun sequence genome, the window AAGGAAACTGTTTACCAGCTCCAAAAATACTGAATTTATAAATTATGGTGAGTTTAAAATCCAATTAACGTTTAATTCATCCagtgtattttattgttttttaaagatAGATTTAATAATATCGATGTTTCGACATTTTGCACTTGTTATTTGATTAAAGTTTCGGACGAGCCCGTGTCCTGTCGCGGACTTCGTTATGCTGCGAAAAGAAAGTAAAAGCTCGTGGCCGCTCATGAAGGAATTCGACGCCAGAAGAAGGGAATCCCCGTGACGCGCGACATGGGTCCTGCAGGTACGTTccgcatcctcctcctcctcttcctcggggTCTGGTCCTGTCCTGTCCATCGGCCTTCGTGCCGTGACACAACCTGTGGTCATCTGAGGGGGAATTCCTGAGAGAGGGAATATTCCCTTCCCGATCCCAAATAAGGAAAAGGGGGAGTATAGGAAAGGAGGTGGGGAACAATGCTGCAGGATGGAAGGTGGTAGCTTGAGCCATTGAGGATGTGAGATGGTCccaggagcagctggagagaGTTGCGCTTCCCAGCACAGGTAAAACAGTGCTTTCTCCAGACAAAATTAGTTTGCATCTGTCGCTTTGTAACTTTAATATCTTTGGTCTGTGTTGTCTTTCGTACGACAGGAAGATAGACATTTCTGCAAAATTGTCAGATCTGTGTCAGATATGTTTTTGACTTTTGTCTGTGGGTGTTTCCTTCCACGTcaaattttaatgttaaaaaataagcCGTGAGCACATTTCTGCATGCATCATGTTGAAGTGCACAGTCATAGGTCAGACTGTTATTTGGCGAGCAGCTTCCTCCACCCTGCCACAAGAAGTAGTTTACTGGGGCCAGAAGATCAGGAGGTTCACCCACATGCTTCTCGACTCTTCACAGCACCATGGGAGCTCGCCTCTGGATGATTTTGGCCCTTATGGATGCAGCAGCCTCATCCTTACACCCGCAGCAGCTCTCCCGTTGCCGAGTGGTAAGTTGGATGGCGACCAGATACAGCCAGATCATACACACATAATCATAAAACAATTTCATGTACATTGCTTTGAGAAAGGAGCGTGGAAGCCGCTTTTTGAGTCGAGGAGAGAAGGAATTCCAGCTCTTCTAAGAATGCTGCGCACAGCATCATTGTTTGTCTGAGTAATTgggagcagacacacacactttctgttcCCAGCTGGCTTTGGCTTTGTCTGGTGGAAGTATGGACATaaacaaatgcatgtttttgCTCCAGCGCCATATTTGGAAGAGCCAAGGGGCTCGTGAAGTCTGGaaacaataaatgaaatgtgggAGGCTTGGAGCTGTAATCGTCTCACTTTAACTGTTGATCTGCTTCGTCCGGAGTGAAAACAGGACTGTGTGAGAAAACATTTTCAGGATTGCGTGCGCTatactgcattattaaaaaatgaagtcATCAAATTAAGATTGGTCTTTTTGAAACCGTCTCCAGTGTGGATCTGTCACGAAGCGCTGGTATTAGTAGCAGTAGATTCTATAGATAAAAGACTgttatttgcattaaaatacGATCAAAATGATGTACAGCCTTGTGCAGACATTGTTAATATTGTGCTTGgttgctggaaatggctgttaacgagtgcaatatctgcataaatgtaaagCGTTCCGTCATCAGCAACAATTACTCTTgggttttaatggctgctgtgTTCACTTTATCAGCTTGATTGATTATTAGGAATCTCAGtaaagctgaaaacagttgcagttgtgaaaagtaaagtgattgtcacttgtgatgcacagcagcacagcacacagtgaaatttgtcctctgcatttaacccatcaccctgagtgggcagtagGCAGccactggggagcagtgtgtggggacggtgctttgctcagcagcacctcagtggcaccttggcacatcgggattcgaaccggcaaccttctgattatggggccctttccttaaccgctaggccaccactgccagaagATAAGCTTCTAATTCTCCTTTCGATCTTCTTTCACCAGAATGATACAGCTGTGTACTGCAACGGCATGAATCTGGAGGCCGTCCCAGATGAGCTGCCCCCTGACGTCCGCAAGCTGGACCTGTCGCAAAACCTCCTCCAAAACCTCACCCACGGCCTGCTGGCGGCCTTCGCCGCCGTGAGCCACCTGAACCTCCGCGCCAACAAAATCCAGTTCATTCAGCCGCACCTCTTTAAGGACATGACCAACCTGCAGGAGCTGGACCTGTCGAAGAACGACCTGGAAGCCTTCGCCCTGCAGAAGTCCGACGTGGGGCCGCTCACCGCGGTGCGGCGGCTCGACCTCTCCAGTAATGGGCTGTACACCGGCATGAGCGACTATTTCCTGCGCGAGGCTCCAGCACTCACAAGCCTGTCGTTAGCCAGCAATAGCATCACCAAAATCAACAAGGACACTTTTGCTGGATCCTCGGCCCTCCGCAGCATCGACCTGCAGAACAACGTCATCCTCGAGATTGAGGAGGACGCCTTCGACGCGCTGCAAGATCTCTCCGATCTCAATTTGTCCACGAATTCCATAACTTGCATCGCCGACTTCAACCTGCACCGACTCAGGTCGCTCAACCTCAGTAAGAACAGCCTGGAGCTCTTTGAAGCTGAGGTGGAAACCGATGTGGAGTACCAGCTGCGTTACCTGGACCTGCGGGAGAACAAGATCCACTACTTTCCCGTCCTGCCCTGCAGGAACAGGTTAATTTTTCTCGACTTGTCTCGGAACCGCCTGATGAGCGTCAACACTAACGGCACGGCTGAGGAGGAGGCCGCAGGTCATCAGAACCTCTCCGAGCTGCTCTACCTCGACCTCAGCCACAACCAGATCCACGCTCTGCCGGCCGCCTTCTTTCAGTGCATGCAGAAGCTGGAGACGCTCAACGTCAGCAGCAACTGTCTGAGGGACTTCGGCGTGAGCGGAGACGTCCCCATGCATTCGCTGAGAACCCTGGACCTCAGCTTCAACAAGCTGCGGAACGTCTCGTTCGGGGAGGACACTCTCCGCGCCCTGGAGAGCCTGTACCTGCAAGGGAACTATCTGAGCAGGCTGGACCCCGACATATTCCGCCGGCTGCCCCAGATCCGGGAACTGCATCTCCAGCGCAACGACTTGAGCGTCTGCGCCCACGAAGGCGGGGACGAGCCGCCCGGGTGCGTGTCGCTGTCCTCGATAAGGACGCTGAACTACTTGTACTATTCCAAAAGCAGCCCGGCGTCAGTGCCGGCCCACGCGTTCCGCGGAAGTCCTCTACTTCTCCTGGACCTGTCTGGGAACCCCAGTTTGCAAATCGACGCGCTTGCGTTCTCTGGTCTGGAGACGTCCTTGACGCGTCTGTCCCTCAAAGAAAACGACCTGCGTTCCTTGGACGCGGACCTGTACTTTTTAACTTATCTGGACTTGTCCTTCAATAAACTAACAGCAGTTCCGTTGTGGAACAAAGAGTCGTCGATCGAAGTGCTGAACCTTCAAGGCAACAGTCTGGTGACGCTGGAAGAGGACACGGTGTCCACGCTGGGACAGAGGCTGAAAACTCTCTACCTGAGTTCCAACCCCTTCAACTGCTGCAGCAACTCGTGGCTCCCCGCCCTGGTCCAGGAGTTCAAGGTGGACATTGCCGACATTGACGCAGTGACGTGTGCCTACGAGCGAGATTCCGAGCTCGGCCAGATCGACATCAGGGGCGCGTCGCAGGAACCCTGCCAGACCCTGAACAACAGCCGGCTGGCCGTCATCGTCATCGTGGCCACACTGCTGGGGCTGATCGTGGTGGTGATGCTGCTCCTGAAACTGTGTCACTCCAAGAGGTGCAGGCTGAACGACAGCTTTAAGGCGTGAAACACCAAACTGATTCGAATGAAGAATTATGGCGTGAGAAATGTGAAGAAATGGAAAATTTTTaggatatatttatacatagACATCATACTAGGCATCAACATTTAAGGGTCAATTTGAAAAATTGGATAAGAATGTTTTGTAGACACTACATGTatcttttgtatttattttcttttgcactTTAACTATTGAATGTGAATATGAACAGATTCCAGCGGAGACACTATTTCTATGGAACGGACAGTGAATAGCTGCATGGACCTATGATATGTTCCACGTGCGTTCGTTTCCATCCACCGTGACTACGGAGAGGACGCTTATCAGGATCTTTGACTTCTCCTATGCAGTGGCGTAAGATATCAGCCGACTGGTTTATAAATCTGACCCGAGGAAGTAAAGCCGATGGGACGCCCGCAGAAGCCTTGTTTTTACAGCTTGCTGGGCACTATAGTTACGTTTCCTGTTTTTGATTGGCCCGCTGATTGAAATTGAGGGTCGGCCGGGAGTGATTAAGAGGTAATTCAGTCAAAATTGCCAAATCGGCAGCCATTTCAAGAATGCGTGTCCTGCTGGCTGGGTACACAAAACT encodes:
- the LOC114783592 gene encoding transforming growth factor beta activator LRRC32-like isoform X2; translated protein: MGARLWMILALMDAAASSLHPQQLSRCRVNDTAVYCNGMNLEAVPDELPPDVRKLDLSQNLLQNLTHGLLAAFAAVSHLNLRANKIQFIQPHLFKDMTNLQELDLSKNDLEAFALQKSDVGPLTAVRRLDLSSNGLYTGMSDYFLREAPALTSLSLASNSITKINKDTFAGSSALRSIDLQNNVILEIEEDAFDALQDLSDLNLSTNSITCIADFNLHRLRSLNLSKNSLELFEAEVETDVEYQLRYLDLRENKIHYFPVLPCRNRLIFLDLSRNRLMSVNTNGTAEEEAAGHQNLSELLYLDLSHNQIHALPAAFFQCMQKLETLNVSSNCLRDFGVSGDVPMHSLRTLDLSFNKLRNVSFGEDTLRALESLYLQGNYLSRLDPDIFRRLPQIRELHLQRNDLSVCAHEGGDEPPGCVSLSSIRTLNYLYYSKSSPASVPAHAFRGSPLLLLDLSGNPSLQIDALAFSGLETSLTRLSLKENDLRSLDADLYFLTYLDLSFNKLTAVPLWNKESSIEVLNLQGNSLVTLEEDTVSTLGQRLKTLYLSSNPFNCCSNSWLPALVQEFKVDIADIDAVTCAYERDSELGQIDIRGASQEPCQTLNNSRLAVIVIVATLLGLIVVVMLLLKLCHSKRCRLNDSFKA
- the LOC114783592 gene encoding transforming growth factor beta activator LRRC32-like isoform X1 — protein: MVPGAAGESCASQHSTMGARLWMILALMDAAASSLHPQQLSRCRVNDTAVYCNGMNLEAVPDELPPDVRKLDLSQNLLQNLTHGLLAAFAAVSHLNLRANKIQFIQPHLFKDMTNLQELDLSKNDLEAFALQKSDVGPLTAVRRLDLSSNGLYTGMSDYFLREAPALTSLSLASNSITKINKDTFAGSSALRSIDLQNNVILEIEEDAFDALQDLSDLNLSTNSITCIADFNLHRLRSLNLSKNSLELFEAEVETDVEYQLRYLDLRENKIHYFPVLPCRNRLIFLDLSRNRLMSVNTNGTAEEEAAGHQNLSELLYLDLSHNQIHALPAAFFQCMQKLETLNVSSNCLRDFGVSGDVPMHSLRTLDLSFNKLRNVSFGEDTLRALESLYLQGNYLSRLDPDIFRRLPQIRELHLQRNDLSVCAHEGGDEPPGCVSLSSIRTLNYLYYSKSSPASVPAHAFRGSPLLLLDLSGNPSLQIDALAFSGLETSLTRLSLKENDLRSLDADLYFLTYLDLSFNKLTAVPLWNKESSIEVLNLQGNSLVTLEEDTVSTLGQRLKTLYLSSNPFNCCSNSWLPALVQEFKVDIADIDAVTCAYERDSELGQIDIRGASQEPCQTLNNSRLAVIVIVATLLGLIVVVMLLLKLCHSKRCRLNDSFKA